Genomic segment of Ewingella sp. CoE-038-23:
AGGCGAAACCATTAGATATCAATAAGTCAGTTTGCTTTAAATTTAATCAAATGTCGCTTTTACCACCAGTCAGGGCTTACACCCAAAAATGGCGATGTTATGATGTAACCACTATCAGTAATCGATCCCATTTTACATCTGGAATCAGATGCATTAATTGAGAACCTAACATGTTGAAAAAAATCATTTTCCCTGTATTAGCATTGTTCATGCTTGCAGGTTGCGCTACCAGCACCAACACCTTAAATATTTCGCCAAAAATCACTCTGCCAACGCAGGATCCTACCCTTCAGGGCATCACTATCAGCATTAATGGTGCTGACCAACGTCAGGATCAGGCGCTGGCTAAAGTGAACCGTGACGGCCAGTTGGTTTCCCTGACCCCATCTCGTGACCTGCGCTTCCTGCTGCAAGAGTCTCTGGAAAAGCAAATGACCGCGCGCGGTTACATGATTGGTGCAGACGGCGCCGTTGATCTGCAAGTGGTGGTGAACAAACTGTTTGCTGACGTGCAAGAAGGCAACCTGCGCTACAACATCACCACCAAGGCTGATATCTCCATCATCGCTACGGCGAAAAATGGTAATAAACAGGTTAAAAACTACCGTTCTACTTACAATGTGCAGGGTGCGCTTACTGCGACCAACGACAAAATCACCAATGCGGTTAACAGCACGCTGGGCGACGTCATCAACGACATGGCTCAAGACACCAGCATTAGTGACTTCATCAAAGCCAACGCCCGTTAATCTTAACCGGCTAAGCTGACTGACTCTTCTGCCCGGCACTGTCGGGCAGAATTGTTTTTACCATTATTTCCCGCCTTCATTTATCATTCCCCAGCGCCTCTACTCTATCGGTCTGCGGGAACACATTTTAATG
This window contains:
- a CDS encoding lipoprotein is translated as MLKKIIFPVLALFMLAGCATSTNTLNISPKITLPTQDPTLQGITISINGADQRQDQALAKVNRDGQLVSLTPSRDLRFLLQESLEKQMTARGYMIGADGAVDLQVVVNKLFADVQEGNLRYNITTKADISIIATAKNGNKQVKNYRSTYNVQGALTATNDKITNAVNSTLGDVINDMAQDTSISDFIKANAR